TCATCAGTATCCTCTTTATAGTTTGCAGGATGCTTTTTCACGTGAAGAGTTAGAAGCTTTTGATGCGCGTGTTCGAAAGGAATTACCCCAACCGACCTATATTTGCGAGCTGAAAATCGATGGTTTGTCTATCTCGCTAACTTATGAAAAGGGAATTTTGGTAGTCGGTGCCACACGTGGTGATGGGTCTATTGGAGAAAATATCACAGAAAACCTCAAGCGTGTCAAGGATATTCCTTTGACCTTGCCAGAAGAACTTGATATCACTGTTCGTGGAGAGTGTTACATGCCACGCGCTTCGTTTGATCTGGTCAACCAAGTCCGTCAAGAAAATGGAGAGCCTGAATTTGCCAATCCTCGTAATGCAGCAGCAGGAACCCTCCGTCAGTTGGATACAGCAGTAGTGGCCAAGCGTAATCTTTCGACTTTCCTCTATCAAGAAGCAAGCCCTTCTACTCGTGATAGCCAAGAAAAGGTCTTGAAGCATCTTGAACAGCTTGGTTTTGTAGTTAATCCGAAGCGAATTCTGGCTGAAAGTATAGATGAAGTATGGGATTTTATCCAAGAAGTAGGACAAGAACGGGAGAAACTGCCTTACGATATCGATGGGGTGGTAATCAAGGTCAATGACCTAGCAGGTCAAGAAGAACTCGGTTTTACCGTTAAAGCACCCAAGTGGGCAATCGCCTATAAATTTCCCGCTGAAGAAAAAGAAGCCCAGCTCCTTTCAGTTGACTGGACAGTAGGTCGTACGGGTGTTGTGACCCCGACTGCCAATCTAACACCTGTTCAGCTTGCTGGGACCACTGTTAGTCGTGCAACACTGCACAACGTAGATTATATCGCCGAAAAGGATATCCGAAAGGGCGATACGGTTATTGTTTATAAGGCTGGAGATATCATTCCTGCTGTTTTGCGTGTGGTAGAGTCCAAGCGTGTTTCTGAAGAAAAACTAGATATTCCGACTAACTGTCCAAGCTGTGACAGTCACTTGCTTCATTTTGAAGATGAAGTGGCTCTTCGTTGTATCAATCCACGGTGCCCTGCCCAAATCATGGAAGGTTTGATTCACTTTGCTTCTCGAGATGCCATGAATATTACAGGACTTGGTCCATCTATCGTTGAAAAGCTTTTTGCTGCCAATTTAGTCAAGGATGTGGCAGATATTTATCGTTTGAAAGAAGAAGATTTCCTCCTTTTAGAAGGTGTCAAGGAAAAGTCTGCTTCTAAACTGTATCAGGCCATTCAAGCGTCCAAGGAAAACTCTGCTGAAAAGCTCTTGTTTGGTCTGGGAATTCGCCATGTCGGAAGCAAGGCTAGCCAACTCTTGCTCCAACATTTCCACTCTATTGAAAATCTAGCCCAAGCTGATCCTGAGCAAGTAGCAAGTATCGAGAGCTTGGGTAGTGTGATTGCTCAAAGTCTTCAGACTTATTTTGCTACAGAAGGATCGAAGATTCTCTTAGACGAGTTGAAAGAAGCTGGAGTTAATCTGGACTACAAAGGACAGACAGTAGTAGCAGATGCAGCCTTGTCAGGTTTGACAGTTGTATTAACAGGAAAATTGGAACGTCTCACGCGCTCAGAAGCCAAAAGCAAACTCGAAAGTCTGGGTGCCAAAGTCACAGGCAGTGTTTCTAAGAAAACGAATCTTGTCGTAGCAGGAGCAGATGCAGGAAGCAAGCTCCAAAAAGCACAAGAACTTGGTATCGAAGTTCGTGATGAAGCTTGGCTAGAAAGTTTGTAAAGAATAGTTGAAAACTAGATGTTAGATAGTCTGAAACTATCTCTCCTGATGTATTTTTATATCTATTAATGTTATTCTCTATTGTGCTGAAATTCCCGCTAAATTCTTCAGCACCACATAAAAAAATTAAAATTGAAATTAGGAATTAGGAAAAGAAATGTATAGATACCCAGTAGTCATCCATTTTCACCGAAAAAATGGGGATTATGATGCTTGTTCATTCAGTAGAAAACAGGCAGATGTTAAAGAAAATTTGTATTATGATAATGACTATTTTGGAGCAAAATTCTCCTTTACAGTCACAAGTACAGAAAGGCTCGATACTTTGACCTTTTCTGTCGAAATAGATGGAAAGACAAAAGACTATATCCTACGGTTTAACTATTATCCACTGTTGACTGAGGTTTGGATTTTGGATGGTGATGAGACGGTTTATTATTCTGAAAATCCAGCCATTGCAAGTCCTTGCTATAAAGATCGAAACCCGTTTGCTTTTGATAAAGCCTTTCACAGTGAAAGTTTTGATCACCATTGGGGATACCAAGGAGAGTTGGGTTATAGTATCTCTGACTACCAGACAAGCTTTAAACTCTGGGCTCCTACAGCTACAGCTGTACAGGTGGTTGTCTATGAAAATACCAGCAACGATGCTCCGATTTGGAAAACCTTTAATCTTGAGCGTGGGAATAGCTATTCATATAGCCATAAGTACAATACCATTGGTGTTTGGAGTGTAGACCTGGATGAAAATCTTGCAGGTAAAGCCTATCAGTATCAGATTGAGTTTCCGCACCACCAGACCTTGATACGAGACCCATACACTATCGCTACAAGTCCTGATGGGAAACGTTCTGTCATCCTCTCTCAGCAAGATAGACAGGTGGAAGGATTTAAAGTCAAACATGGGACAGACGCCCTTTGGCGTTTGGAAAATCCATGTAAAGCCGTTATCTGTGAAATGCATATTCGTGATTTTACAAAATCACCGACATCTGGAGTTCCAGAAAATCTTCGAGGGACCTTCCTTGGAGCTGCCCAGACTGGAACGGTTAACCAGTATGGTCAAGCAACAGCCTTTGATTATATCAAAGAACTCGGCTGTAATTATGTTCAACTCCAACCAATCTTTGATCGCCATAAGGAATATGACGAGGATGGAAATGTAACCTATAACTGGGGCTATGATCCTCAAAACTACAATGCTCCTGAACCAAGTTTCTCTAGCAATCTAGATGATCCTGGACAGGTTATTCGAGACCTTAAAACCATGATTCAAGCATATCATGATGCGGGAATCGGTGTCATTATGGATGTCGTTTACAACCATACCTTCTCAACGGTTGATGCACCTTTCCAAACAACTGTTCCCGATTATTACTATCGTATGAATCCAGATGGAACCTTCCAAAACGGCACAGGTGTTGGAAATGAAACCGCAAGCGAACCCGAAATGTACCGCAAGTATATGATTGACTCACTCCTTTATTGGGTGAAAGAATACAATATTGACGGATTCCGTTTTGACTTGATGGGTATTCATGATGTCAAAACCATGCAGGCAATTCGTTGGGCGCTAGATGAGGTTGATCCCCGTATTATAACTTATGGAGAAGGCTGGGATATGGGAACAGGTCTTGCACCTTATGACAAGGCCAAGAAGGACAATGCCTACCAAATGCCAAATATCGGCTTCTTCAACGATGATCAGCGTGATGCGATCAAAGGAGGAGAAGTTTATGGCTCAATCAAGGCAGGATTTGTTAGTGGTGCAGCTACAGAGCCGATTGTAGCCAAAGCTATTCTTGGTAGCCGAGAGTTGGGTTCATATCTTAGTCCAAACCAAGTTCTTAACTACGTGGAAGCCCATGATAATTACAACTTGCATGATTTGTTAGCAACCCTTCACCCAGATCACAGTTCAGATAAGATTATGCGTCAGGTCGAGACAGCAACAGCGATGAGCATTCTTATGCAAGGGATGTCCTTTATAGAGCTGGGGCAAGAATTTGGTCGTACCAAACTCCTTGCTACAGGAGAAAATGGCGAGCTGACTCCGGCAGATAGAGAACGGGCCATGAATAGTTACAATGCTCCAGATAGTGTCAACCAGATCAACTGGGATTTAATCAATGAGAGACAAGAGAGCATTGACTTTATTCGCCAGATTATTCGCCTAAAAACACAAACACGTGCTTTCTCTTATCCTACATACGAAGAAGTTTATCGTCATGTCTTCGTCCATACAGCTGCTGAAAATAGTGGGTGGATTGTTTACGAAATTCACGGCGGAGCAGAGCACTTATTGGTGGTATTCAATGCCAAGGGAACTTCCTTCTACTTTGAAAATGCGGGAAATCTTGAAATGCTGGTGTCCAATAGTCGTTCTAAAGAGTCTAATGTGATTGATGATATCAGCGTTGCAGTCTTGAAGGTACTTTCATAGTAAATGCAGCAAAAAGGTTTAGTTAAAGCTAGACCTTTTTTGATTTTTATTTAAAAACCAATATCTAATAGGAATAAATTTCAAATAATTTGAAGAATCAAGTTTGTGAAAAAAATATCAATATTTTCCAAAAAGGGGTTGTAATTTTCTGAAAATTTGATAAAATAAGTTTTAATCATTTTCAGGAGGAAGAGAATTTGACAAATTATCAGAATTTAGTGAATGGAAAATGGAAATCATCGGAGAATGAAATTGCCATCTATTCTCCCATCAATCAAGAAAAGCTGGGTACAGTACCCGCTATGAGTCAGGCTGAAGTAGATGAGGCTATGAAAGCTGCGCGTGCAGCTCTCCCAGCATGGCGTGATTTAGCACCCGTTGAGCGTGCAGCCTATTTGCATAAGACAGCAGACATTTTGGAACGTGATAAAGAAAAAATTGGTACCATTCTTGCCAAAGAGGTTGCAAAAGGGATTAAAGCAGCCATTGGAGAGGTAGTACGTACAGCAGAATTGATTCGTTTTGCTGCTGAGGAAGGTCTCCGTATCACTGGACAAGCAATGGAAGGTGGCGGTTTTGAAGCTGCAAGTAAAAATAAACTAGCCGTTGTCCGTCGTGAGCCAGTTGGAGTCGTCTTAGCTATTGCACCGTTTAACTACCCAGTCAACCTTTCTGGATCTAAGATTGCTCCAGCTTTGATTGCAGGAAATGTCGTTATGTTCAAACCACCAACACAAGGGTCTATTTCTGGTCTCTTGTTGGCTAAAGCATTTGACGAAGCAGGAATCCCAGCAGGTGTCTTTAACACCATCACTGGACGTGGTTCTGAGATCGGTGACTACATCATCGAACACAAGGAAGTGAACTTCATTAACTTTACAGGTTCAACACCGATTGGGGAGCGTATTGGTCGTTTAGCTGGTATGCGCCCGATTATGCTGGAGCTTGGTGGGAAAGATGCAGCAATTGTTTTAGAAGATGCAGATTTAGAAAATGCAGCTAAGCAAATCGTAGGTGGTGCGTTTAGCTACTCTGGTCAGCGTTGTACCGCTATCAAACGTGTTTTGGTTGTGGAAAGCGTAGCTGACAAATTGGCTGAATTGCTCCAAGCTGAAGTTGCTAAGCTAACGGTCGGTGATCCATTTGACAATGCAGATATCACGCCAGTTATTGATAATGCTTCAGCTGATTTCATCTGGGGATTGATTGAAGATGCTCAAGAAAAGGGTGCTAAGGCGCTCAGCCTAATCAAACGTGAAAACAACCTCATTTGGCCTGGACTTTTTGATTATGTCACAAGAGATATGAAATTAGCCTGGGAAGAACCATTTGGACCTGTTCTTCCAATTATTCGAGTTGCAGATGCCAATGAAGCGGTAGAAATTGCTAATGAATCAGAATTCGGTCTTCAATCTTCAGTCTTTACAAATGACTTTAAGAAGGCATTTGAAATTGCTGAAAAACTTGAAGTTGGAACCGTTCATATTAATAATAAAACACAACGTGGACCAGATAATTTCCCATTCCTTGGTGTAAAAGGTTCTGGTGCAGGAGTACAAGGAATTAAATATAGTATCGAAGCGATGACAAATGTTAAATCCATTGTTTTTGATGTGAAATAATCTATAAAATCAGGAAAAATACTTCCTGATTTTGTTTTTTTCAAAAAAATACAGTAGAAAATTGATAAAAAACGAATATTCTGGTATTATAATAAAAAAATATATGGAAATTGTTTCGTGTTCTATTTTCTGGATATCTTTTTTAAAATGCTAGGTAATTTTTTGAAGGCTTTCATAAAAAAATATGATTTCCTTCGTAAATTACTTGAAAGTTATCTTAAAAGAGTGTATAATAGAATTATAGAAAACGCTTACAAAAGAAAGGGGATTGAATGAATAATCAAGAAGCATTAAGAACCTTTACTACAGGTGAGAACTTTCACCTCCAGCATTATTTAGGAGCGCATAGAGAGGAGAAAAACGGAGAAATAGGCTATACCTTTAGGGTTTGGGCCCCTAATGCACAAGCAGTTCATCTAGTTGGTGATTTTACTAATTGGGTTGAGAATCAGATTCCCATGGTTCGTAATGAAGCAGGTGTTTGGGAAGTCTTTACAAGTCAAGCCCAGGAAGGTCAGATTTATAAATATCATATCACGCGTGCAAATGGTCACCAGATTATGAAGATCGATCCGTTGGCAGTTTATTTTGAAGCTAGACCGGGTACAGGAGCTGTTTTGACCAATATCCGTGAAAAGAAATGGAAAGATGGCCTTTGGCTAGCACGTCGCAAACGTCTGGGATTTTTCGAGAGACCAGTTAATATATATGAAGCCCATGCAGGATCTTGGAAGAGAAATCCAGATGGTAGTCCCTATACGTTTTCACAACTGAAAGACGAGTTGATTCCATACTTAGTTGAGATGAACTATACACATATTGAGTTCATGCCTTTAATGGCTCACCCACTTGGATTGAGCTGGGGCTATCAGCTTATGGGTTACTTTGCTTTTGAACATTCCTATGGTACACCTGAGGAATTCCAAGATTTCGTTGAAGAGTGTCATATAAATAATATCGGTGTTATCGTCGACTGGGTTCCAGGTCATTTCACTATTAATGATGATGCATTGGCATATTATGACGGTACACCAACTTTTGAATACCAAGACCACAACAAGGCTCATAACTACGGTTGGGGTGCACTGAATTTTGACCTCGGAAAAAATGAGGTCCAGTCTTTCCTGATTTCAAGTATTAAATTTTGGATTGATTTTTACCACTTAGATGGTATTCGGGTCGATGCAGTGAGCAATATGCTGTATCTAGATTATGATAATGCTCCTTGGACTCCAAACAAAGATGGTGGAAACCTTAACTACGAGGGTTATTATTTCCTTCAACGGTTGAACACAGTGATCAAGTTAGCTCATCCAGATATCATGATGATTGCAGAAGAAAGTTCATCAGCAACAAAGATTACTGGTATGAAAGAAATGGGCGGCCTTGGATTTGACTATAAATGGAATATGGGCTGGATGAACGACATTCTCCGTTTCTACGAGGAAGATCCGATTTATCGCAAGTATGACTTTAATCTTGTGACTTTCAGCTTTATGTATGTTTTCAATGAAAACTATCTCCTACCTTTCTCACACGATGAAGTCGTTCATGGTAAGAAGAGTATGATGCATAAGATGTGGGGAGATCGCTACAATCAGTTCGCTGGTCTGCGCAACCTCTACACCTATCAAATTTGTCATCCAGGTAAGAAACTCTTGTTCATGGGTAGTGAGTACGGGCAATTCCTAGAGTGGAAGTCTGAGGAGCAGTTGGAATGGTCTAATCTAGAAGATCCGATGAATGCCAAGATGAAGCATTTTACTTCTCAACTCAATCAATTCTATAAAGACCATCGCTGTCTTTGGGAAATTGATACTAGTTATGATGGTATCGAGATTATCGATGCTGATAATAGAGATCAGAGTGTCCTTTCCTTTATTCGTAAGGGCAAGAAAGACGAAATGTTAGTCTGTGTCTTTAACATGGCACCAGTTGAACGTAAGGACTTTACGATTGGTTTACCTGTTGCAGGTATTTACGAAGAAGTTTGGAATACAGAATTAGAAGAATGGGGAGGTGTGTGGAAAGAGCACAATCAAACAGTTCAGACTCAAGAAAGCTTATGGAAAGATTATGAGCAGACCTTGACCTTCACCTTGCCTGCCATGGGAGCAAGCATCTGGAAAATCAAGCGTCGTTTGAAACCAACTAAGAAAAAAGAATAATGAGCTGTTGATTACAATTTTTTAGAATTTAAAACCGGATGTACTTGTATTGGACTTGAAACACAAGAGAAATGGATTTCCTATTATTTTTATAAAAAAGTTTGACTTCCGACCTTCTTTCGATTTTAACGTTCATATGTCTTTATAAAGGAGTAGAAAATGAAGAATGAAATGCTAGCTTTGATCCTTGCGGGTGGGCAAGGAACACGTCTCGGAAAACTCACTCAAAGCATTGCCAAACCGGCAGTGCAATTCGGTGGGCGCTACCGTATCATTGACTTTGCTCTTTCCAACTGTGCAAACTCTGGAATCCATAATGTTGGTGTGATTACTCAGTACCAACCTCTTGCTTTGAATAACCATATCGGAAATGGCTCTAGCTGGGGATTGGATGGTATCAATTCAGGTGTCTCTATTTTACAACCTTATTCAGCCAGCGAAGGAAACCGTTGGTTTGAAGGGACTAGTCACGCTATCTACCAAAACATTGACTACATCGACAGTGTTAATCCTGAGTATGTTTTGATTCTTTCTGGTGACCACATCTACAAGATGGACTACGATGATATGCTTCAGTCCCATAAGGATAATAATGCCAGTTTGACAGTAGCTGTCCTAGACGTACCTCTCAAAGAAGCTAGCCGTTTCGGTATCATGAATACAGATGCCAATAACCGTATCGTTGAATTCGAAGAAAAACCTGCGCAACCTAAGTCTACAAAGGCTTCTATGGGAATTTATATTTTCGACTGGAAACGGCTTCGCAATATGCTTGTTGCTGCTGAAAAGAGCAATGTGGATATGTCAGACTTTGGTAAGAACGTTATCCCTAACTATCTCGAGTCTGGTGAAAGTGTCTATGCCTATGAATTTAATGGGTACTGGAAAGACGTTGGTACGATTGAGTCACTTTGGGAAGCCAATATGGAGTACATTTCACCAGAAAATGCCTTGGATAGTCGCAATCGTCAGTGGAAAATTTACTCTAGAAACTTGATTTCACCACCAAACTACTTTGGTGCGCATGCACACGTTGAAGATTCATTGGTCGTGGATGGCTGTTTTGTAGATGGCACTGTTAAACGTTCGATTCTTTCAACAGAAGCACAAGTACGTGAAGGTGCTGAGGTCGTTGATTCTGTCATCATGAGCGGGGCTATTATTGGCCATGGAGCAAAGATTACTCGTGCTATTATTGGTGAGGGTGCCATCATTGCAGACGGCGTAGAGATTGACGGAACGGATGAAGTACAAGTAGTAGGATACAATGAAGTAGTGGGGGTAGCAACAGATGAAGATTGATAAATATTCAGCCATTTTAGGAAACACAGTTGGTTTTCATGATATGTCAACGTTAACAGAACACCGTCCGGTGGCTAGCTTGCCTTTCGGTGGGAAATACCGTTTGATTGACTTCCCCCTTTCCAGTCTTGCAAATGCAGGTGTTCGTAGTATCTTTGGTATTTTCCAACAAGATAATATCAGCTCAGTTTTCGACCATATCCGTTCAGGTCGTGAGTGGGGCTTGTCAACCCTTCTAAGTCACTACTATCTAGGAATTTACAATACTCGTGTTGAAAGCAGTACAGTTGGAAAAGAGTATTACCAACAGCTTCTCACCTACTTGAGACGTTCGGGTTCAAACCAAACCGTTTCGATTAACTGCGATGTGCTGGTGAATATTGACTTGAATCAAGTCTTCCACCTACACAATACAACAAATGGTCCGATCACAGTTGTATATAAGAAACTTCCAAAGAAAGACATTTCAGATGTGAATGCTATCTTGGAAATCGATGAAACTGACCATGTTCGTTCGCACAAACTCCTTGATAATAAATCTACAGATGAACTCTTCAACATGTCTACAGATATCTTTGTTGTGGACACTCCTTGGTTGATTGAACGACTTGAAGAGGAGGCTCAGAAAGAATATCCTGAAAAGTTGCGCTATGTTCTCCGCGATTTAGCTGTAAAAGAAGGTGCTTTTGCTTACGAATACACAGGTTACTTAGCAAACATTCATTCTGTTCAGTCTTATTATCAAGCAAATATTGATATGCTTGAATCTAAAAAGTTCTACTCACTTTTCTCACCAAATCAAAAGATTTATACCAAAGTTAAGAATGAAGAACCAACCTACTATGCGAATACTTCAAAAGTAAGTACTTCTCAATTTGCTTCTGGTAGTATCATTGAGGGTGAGGTAGTTCAGTCAGTCCTATCTCGTAACATTTATGTTCACAAGGATAGTGTGGTGAAGGACAGCATTTTATTCCCTCGTGTTGTGATTGGTCAAGGTGCCCGAGTTGAATATGCTATCTTGGACAAGGGCGTTGAAGTTGCGGACGGTGTTGTCATTCGAGGAACGGCAGAACATCCAGTTGTAGTTAAGAAGGGTGAAACAGTAACAGAGGACATTTATTCATGAAAATTTTATTTGTAGCGGCAGAAGGAGCACCCTTTTCAAAAACAGGTGGTTTGGGCGATGTCATTGGCGCACTTCCCAAATCACTTGTAAAAGCGGGGCACGAAGTTGCAGTTTTCTTGCCTTATTATGATATGGTAGAAGCTAAGTTCGGTGACCAGATAGAGGATGTTCTCCACTTTGAAGTTAGTGTGGGATGGCGTAGACAGTACTGTGGTATTAAAAAAACGGTCTTGAATGGGGTTACCTTCTACTTCATTGATAATCAGTATTATTTCTTCCGTGGTCATGTCTACGGTGATTTTGACGACGGTGAACGCTTTGCTTTTTTCCAACTGGCTGCTCTTGAAGCCATGGAACGCATCGGCTTTATCCCTGACCTTCTCCATGTCCACGACTACCACACAGCCATGATTCCCTTCTTGTTAAAAGAAAAGTACCATTGGATTCAGGCATATCAAGGAATCAGAACCGTTTTAACTATTCATAATTTGGAATTCCAAGGTCAATTT
This Streptococcus oralis DNA region includes the following protein-coding sequences:
- the ligA gene encoding NAD-dependent DNA ligase LigA, which gives rise to MNERMNELVALLNRYATEYYTSDNPSVSDSEYDRLYRELVELEAAYPDQVLADSPTHRVGGKVLDGFEKYSHQYPLYSLQDAFSREELEAFDARVRKELPQPTYICELKIDGLSISLTYEKGILVVGATRGDGSIGENITENLKRVKDIPLTLPEELDITVRGECYMPRASFDLVNQVRQENGEPEFANPRNAAAGTLRQLDTAVVAKRNLSTFLYQEASPSTRDSQEKVLKHLEQLGFVVNPKRILAESIDEVWDFIQEVGQEREKLPYDIDGVVIKVNDLAGQEELGFTVKAPKWAIAYKFPAEEKEAQLLSVDWTVGRTGVVTPTANLTPVQLAGTTVSRATLHNVDYIAEKDIRKGDTVIVYKAGDIIPAVLRVVESKRVSEEKLDIPTNCPSCDSHLLHFEDEVALRCINPRCPAQIMEGLIHFASRDAMNITGLGPSIVEKLFAANLVKDVADIYRLKEEDFLLLEGVKEKSASKLYQAIQASKENSAEKLLFGLGIRHVGSKASQLLLQHFHSIENLAQADPEQVASIESLGSVIAQSLQTYFATEGSKILLDELKEAGVNLDYKGQTVVADAALSGLTVVLTGKLERLTRSEAKSKLESLGAKVTGSVSKKTNLVVAGADAGSKLQKAQELGIEVRDEAWLESL
- the pulA gene encoding type I pullulanase is translated as MYRYPVVIHFHRKNGDYDACSFSRKQADVKENLYYDNDYFGAKFSFTVTSTERLDTLTFSVEIDGKTKDYILRFNYYPLLTEVWILDGDETVYYSENPAIASPCYKDRNPFAFDKAFHSESFDHHWGYQGELGYSISDYQTSFKLWAPTATAVQVVVYENTSNDAPIWKTFNLERGNSYSYSHKYNTIGVWSVDLDENLAGKAYQYQIEFPHHQTLIRDPYTIATSPDGKRSVILSQQDRQVEGFKVKHGTDALWRLENPCKAVICEMHIRDFTKSPTSGVPENLRGTFLGAAQTGTVNQYGQATAFDYIKELGCNYVQLQPIFDRHKEYDEDGNVTYNWGYDPQNYNAPEPSFSSNLDDPGQVIRDLKTMIQAYHDAGIGVIMDVVYNHTFSTVDAPFQTTVPDYYYRMNPDGTFQNGTGVGNETASEPEMYRKYMIDSLLYWVKEYNIDGFRFDLMGIHDVKTMQAIRWALDEVDPRIITYGEGWDMGTGLAPYDKAKKDNAYQMPNIGFFNDDQRDAIKGGEVYGSIKAGFVSGAATEPIVAKAILGSRELGSYLSPNQVLNYVEAHDNYNLHDLLATLHPDHSSDKIMRQVETATAMSILMQGMSFIELGQEFGRTKLLATGENGELTPADRERAMNSYNAPDSVNQINWDLINERQESIDFIRQIIRLKTQTRAFSYPTYEEVYRHVFVHTAAENSGWIVYEIHGGAEHLLVVFNAKGTSFYFENAGNLEMLVSNSRSKESNVIDDISVAVLKVLS
- a CDS encoding NADP-dependent glyceraldehyde-3-phosphate dehydrogenase, translated to MTNYQNLVNGKWKSSENEIAIYSPINQEKLGTVPAMSQAEVDEAMKAARAALPAWRDLAPVERAAYLHKTADILERDKEKIGTILAKEVAKGIKAAIGEVVRTAELIRFAAEEGLRITGQAMEGGGFEAASKNKLAVVRREPVGVVLAIAPFNYPVNLSGSKIAPALIAGNVVMFKPPTQGSISGLLLAKAFDEAGIPAGVFNTITGRGSEIGDYIIEHKEVNFINFTGSTPIGERIGRLAGMRPIMLELGGKDAAIVLEDADLENAAKQIVGGAFSYSGQRCTAIKRVLVVESVADKLAELLQAEVAKLTVGDPFDNADITPVIDNASADFIWGLIEDAQEKGAKALSLIKRENNLIWPGLFDYVTRDMKLAWEEPFGPVLPIIRVADANEAVEIANESEFGLQSSVFTNDFKKAFEIAEKLEVGTVHINNKTQRGPDNFPFLGVKGSGAGVQGIKYSIEAMTNVKSIVFDVK
- the glgB gene encoding 1,4-alpha-glucan branching protein GlgB, which translates into the protein MNNQEALRTFTTGENFHLQHYLGAHREEKNGEIGYTFRVWAPNAQAVHLVGDFTNWVENQIPMVRNEAGVWEVFTSQAQEGQIYKYHITRANGHQIMKIDPLAVYFEARPGTGAVLTNIREKKWKDGLWLARRKRLGFFERPVNIYEAHAGSWKRNPDGSPYTFSQLKDELIPYLVEMNYTHIEFMPLMAHPLGLSWGYQLMGYFAFEHSYGTPEEFQDFVEECHINNIGVIVDWVPGHFTINDDALAYYDGTPTFEYQDHNKAHNYGWGALNFDLGKNEVQSFLISSIKFWIDFYHLDGIRVDAVSNMLYLDYDNAPWTPNKDGGNLNYEGYYFLQRLNTVIKLAHPDIMMIAEESSSATKITGMKEMGGLGFDYKWNMGWMNDILRFYEEDPIYRKYDFNLVTFSFMYVFNENYLLPFSHDEVVHGKKSMMHKMWGDRYNQFAGLRNLYTYQICHPGKKLLFMGSEYGQFLEWKSEEQLEWSNLEDPMNAKMKHFTSQLNQFYKDHRCLWEIDTSYDGIEIIDADNRDQSVLSFIRKGKKDEMLVCVFNMAPVERKDFTIGLPVAGIYEEVWNTELEEWGGVWKEHNQTVQTQESLWKDYEQTLTFTLPAMGASIWKIKRRLKPTKKKE
- a CDS encoding glucose-1-phosphate adenylyltransferase — its product is MKNEMLALILAGGQGTRLGKLTQSIAKPAVQFGGRYRIIDFALSNCANSGIHNVGVITQYQPLALNNHIGNGSSWGLDGINSGVSILQPYSASEGNRWFEGTSHAIYQNIDYIDSVNPEYVLILSGDHIYKMDYDDMLQSHKDNNASLTVAVLDVPLKEASRFGIMNTDANNRIVEFEEKPAQPKSTKASMGIYIFDWKRLRNMLVAAEKSNVDMSDFGKNVIPNYLESGESVYAYEFNGYWKDVGTIESLWEANMEYISPENALDSRNRQWKIYSRNLISPPNYFGAHAHVEDSLVVDGCFVDGTVKRSILSTEAQVREGAEVVDSVIMSGAIIGHGAKITRAIIGEGAIIADGVEIDGTDEVQVVGYNEVVGVATDED
- the glgD gene encoding glucose-1-phosphate adenylyltransferase subunit GlgD, which produces MKIDKYSAILGNTVGFHDMSTLTEHRPVASLPFGGKYRLIDFPLSSLANAGVRSIFGIFQQDNISSVFDHIRSGREWGLSTLLSHYYLGIYNTRVESSTVGKEYYQQLLTYLRRSGSNQTVSINCDVLVNIDLNQVFHLHNTTNGPITVVYKKLPKKDISDVNAILEIDETDHVRSHKLLDNKSTDELFNMSTDIFVVDTPWLIERLEEEAQKEYPEKLRYVLRDLAVKEGAFAYEYTGYLANIHSVQSYYQANIDMLESKKFYSLFSPNQKIYTKVKNEEPTYYANTSKVSTSQFASGSIIEGEVVQSVLSRNIYVHKDSVVKDSILFPRVVIGQGARVEYAILDKGVEVADGVVIRGTAEHPVVVKKGETVTEDIYS